In Acropora muricata isolate sample 2 chromosome 11, ASM3666990v1, whole genome shotgun sequence, one DNA window encodes the following:
- the LOC136889063 gene encoding angiopoietin-related protein 7-like encodes MTCLSQVGFVLVPFLASCIRVQGVLYYPSIQWDHRNTIFQTNYSISVLRRSKLTIVCPNPATIPVLVRDSTPMEEMFENLWIVDKPSYDACAVDTSQPQNRIAMNCDTPLELRYYTVVFQRFSANPDGLEFEPGKNYYFIATSSGRHSSLNETSGGRCSTHNMKMKIYVCVDSNDPRCSTSPMSTPKPTNTIALHTTNSQSDSVHISPTTVTQQPYCSASPVNHYEQLSLSKITNNTNLIPEILNHTSQLTELWAQLRIMTDKLDKIQDELDNCSHGARYGHLTAATPSTAAPILYADCKELFNAGYRVSGVYDIKPPGGNESFPVYCDQQTAIKGWTVIQKRFNGSVIFSNRTWAEYRNGFGSLTGEFWLGLDKIHILTKTPTRIRFDLGTPDGVNRFAAYQGFTINGEDDKYRLTTGRFIAGNCGNSFSSANGKRFSTVDQDNDNSPKSCAQKFKSGWWHGRCHQSSLNGLYFLGSSSDPYHFASGITWYTWKGYSYSLSKSEMKIRIW; translated from the exons ATGACATGTCTTAGCCAAGTTGGATTTGTGCTTGTGCCTTTCCTGGCGTCTTGCATTCGAGTACAAGGTGTTCTATATTATCCATCTATCCAATGGGACCACAGGAACACAAT ATTTCAAACCAATTATTCCATAAGCGTTCTTCGCAGAAGTAAACTTACAATTGTTTGCCCAAATCCCGCAACAATCCCGGTACTAGTGCGGGACAGCACGCCGATGGAGGAAATGTTCGAGAACCTTTGGATCGTTGACAAGCCTTCTTATGACGCATGTGCTGTGGATACCTCTCAACCTCAAAACAGAATAGCGATGAATTGCGATACTCCACTGGAACTGAGATACTACACAGTAGTGTTTCAACGATTTAGCGCAAATCCCGACGGCTTGGAGTTTGAACCGGGAAAGAATTACTACTTCATAG CCACCTCTTCAGGCAGACATTCATCTCTGAATGAAACGTCCGGTGGAAGATGTTCAACTCACAATATGAAGATGAAAATCTACGTGTGCGTGGATTCAAATG aTCCCAGGTGTAGTACATCTCCAATGTCAACTCCGAAACCAACCAACACTATTGCTCTACACACAACAAATTCCCAATCAGATTCTGTTCATATTTCTCCTACGACGGTCACACAACAGCCGTATTGCTCGG CTTCTCCCGTCAATCATTATGAACAGCTGTCATTGAGTAAAATTACAAACAACACTAACCTCATTCCTGAGATTCTAAACCACACCAGTCAGCTGACAGAGCTGTGGGCTCAGCTAAGAATCATGACGGATAAATTGGACAAGATACAAGATGAACTCGACAACTGCAGCCATGGAGCTAGGTATGGTCATTTGACAGCAGCAACACCATCTACGGCGGCTCCAA TCTTGTACGCCGACTGCAAGGAGCTTTTCAACGCAGGATATCGGGTAAGCGGAGTCTATGATATAAAACCACCGGGCGGTAACGAATCCTTCCCAGTCTACTGCGACCAACAGACAGCGATAAAGGGCTGGACAGTAATTCAGAAGCGCTTCAATGGTTCTGTGATCTTCAGTAACCGAACGTGGGCTGAATATCGAAATGGGTTCGGTAGTTTGACTGGTGAGTTTTGGCTCGGGCTGGATAAAATCCACATACTTACAAAGACACCAACACGGATTCGGTTTGATCTGGGAACTCCAGACGGAGTAAACAGATTTGCTGCCTATCAAGGTTTTACTATCAATGGGGAAGACGATAAGTACAGGCTGACAACTGGAAGATTCATAG ctggAAACTGTGGCAATTCATTTTCTAGTGCGAATGGCAAACGATTCTCTACTGTGGACCAAGATAATGATAATTCTCCAAAAAGCTGTGCCCAGAAATTTAAGAGTGGTTGGTGGCATGGAAGGTGCCATCAAAGTAGTTTAAACGGTCTTTACTTCCTTGGCAGTTCCAGTGACCCCTACCACTTTGCCTCTGGCATCACGTGGTATACTTGGAAAGGATATTCTTACTCTTTGTCCAaatcagaaatgaaaataagGATTTGGTAA
- the LOC136889052 gene encoding nuclear autoantigenic sperm protein-like produces MDNADEISQHDPQSDQFDDGKRLASEQGSASSIDSEDDLFLGTDAQAFSSSRKSGFSSDGSDSVFTGLRSESVNESPRDAGARRVIKALADVGRIDSSDSLVSGFSDSSRNSLEVISLLNARTVDPEEFLADLGFAEPDMRSRIPDRFLQGQSKAHGIDVDYFRRSLDQDDLYASLSQESPVWSDSGSCRIPLRFISSQKEPVQPVFGEGFNSVPLINEPDEAPEGSFDLMRHLRLNKPCHVTKGMFLEPVTEELEVSSVGSGTVRSKISRKLSNEEGTIIARAESLENANVESELLLSAPVVQNPEEDLESTSILKLSCSEEDANIPRAESLEQANVKSEVSLGVPLVENATEIMKSNEFIVREVSDNQAEVESLVVVTEGGENNDMEGVDEISSEKGETNCIDHRAENSVAGVETKEGEETPVTLPSLAHLRVAGVVVQDSFELEEITTSEDFNDKESSYGDSNVGTNVTIVRRQLTRENSGESSGFEEMILDKETLSPNSDSPTESVERYHDDDSANGKFTSLAALLDPEMVSLVAEKVDKGDKSPRATFGQRRSKSLTKQRPVDEETLASYVFFHSIPAPKDVAYDGEFLGSKLNHDTFPVDFQPSVNDNPSKDNSSIDLLTSVSDDIAMDKKSFSVESDDDRQQETDSLLEESCGGELMNNKEPIVVKEFEGITILRSAPSSTETIENERDYQKVSSSTEENTDDIELTDSTNQTTEEYLPTDDSEHNCSVAGEMSQFEGEFERSCDILAAESNAVSSVPEERTAATSVGACAEETITEDFQNAPRNVDSLCQQHYLHEINVLEQNIQKYESCLSSAGPLDALKTLYCTKHTIARITEEMKAIRGLRVQIANELERMKQLLDERRLMLQEGIAHGAVGSNVSQKMADLLREQSSLSSGLSNISDEVSIRTKASRRARVFFNIERAKRELKEERERCLREFREEIKEGVVRELSERFLSDIEELRRKVRSKDEIIEKLLKNQSNRDLKDCS; encoded by the exons CTCGCAGGGTCATTAAAGCTTTGGCCGATGTTGGGAGAATTGACAGTTCCGACAGCCTCGTGTCTGGTTTTTCTGACAGTAGCAG GAATTCCCTCGAAGTTATCTCACTGCTGAACGCCAGGACTGTGGATCCAGAGGAATTTCTCGCGGACCTTGGATTTGCCGAACCAGACATGCGAAGTCGTATTCCTGATCGTTTTCTTCAGGGTCAATCCAAGGCACACGGAATTGACGTGGATTACTTTCGACGAAGTTTGGATCAAGATGATCTCTACGCATCTCTG TCCCAGGAGTCGCCGGTTTGGTCGGACTCAGGCTCTTGTAGGATTCCACTCAGGTTCATCTCGTCACAAAAGGAACCAGTACAGCCAGTGTTTGGAGAAGGTTTCAACTCTGTGCCCCTTATAAACGAACCCGATGAAGCCCCTGAAGGCTCGTTTGACTTAATGAGGCATCTCAGGCTCAATAAACCTTGTCACGTGACAAAGGGTATGTTTTTGGAACCAGTAACGGAAGAGCTTGAAGTCTCATCTGTCGGGAGTGGAACCGTCCGATCAAAGATATCAAGAAAGTTATCCAACGAAGAAGGGACGATTATAGCTCGGGCAGAGTCGTTAGAAAACGCAAATGTGGAGTCGGAGCTTTTACTAAGTGCACCGGTAGTACAGAATCCCGAGGAGGATTTAGAATCGACGAGTATTTTAAAACTGTCGTGCAGTGAGGAAGATGCTAATATACCACGGGCAGAATCTTTAGAGCAAGCAAACGTGAAATCGGAGGTGTCCCTTGGTGTACCGCTTGTAGAAAATGCAACAGAAATTATGAAATCGAATGAATTTATAGTGCGGGAGGTGTCCGACAATCAAGCCGAAGTTGAATCGTTGGTCGTCGTTACCGAAGGTGGCGAAAACAATGATATGGAAGGTGTCGATGAGATTTCTTCGGAAAAGGGTGAAACCAATTGCATTGATCACCGTGCAGAGAACAGTGTGGCTGGTGTGGAAACGAAGGAAGGCGAAGAAACTCCTGTTACTCTTCCTTCTCTTGCACATCTAAGAGTAGCGGGCGTCGTCGTGCAAGATTCGTTTGAACTCGAGGAGATTACGACGAGCGAAGACTTCAACGACAAAGAATCGTCATACGGAGACTCAAACGTCGGAACCAATGTCACAATAGTGAGGAGACAGTTAACGCGGGAAAACAGCGGAGAAAGTAGCGGTTTTGAAGAGATGATACTAGATAAGGAAACGTTAAGTCCAAACTCCGATTCGCCTACAGAAAGTGTGGAACGGTATCATGACGACGATTCCGCAAATGGGAAGTTCACGTCACTTGCGGCGCTACTTGATCCCGAGATGGTTAGCTTGGTGGCGGAGAAGGTTGACAAAGGCGATAAATCTCCCCGTGCTACTTTTGGACAAAGGCGTTCGAAGTCATTGACCAAACAGCGTCCAGTAGATGAAGAGACATTAGCATCGTACGTGTTTTTTCATAGTATACCCGCACCAAAAGATGTTGCTTATGACGGTGAATTTCTAGGCTCAAAATTAAACCATGATACTTTCCCGGTAGATTTCCAGCCAAGTGTAAACGATAATCCTTCAAAAGACAACTCAAGTATCGATCTATTGACCTCTGTTTCGGATGATATCGCGATGGACAAGAAATCTTTTTCCGTCGAAAGTGATGATGATAGACAACAGGAAACTGACTCATTGCTTGAAGAAAGTTGTGGAGGTGAATTGATGAACAATAAAGAACCAATCGTTGTTAAGGAATTTGAAGGCATTACTATTCTACGATCCGCTCCGTCTTCAACTGAAACAATTGAAAACGAAAGGGATTATCAGAAAGTGAGTTCGTCAACAGAGGAGAATACCGACGATATTGAGCTTACAGATTCTACAAACCAAACGACGGAAGAGTATTTACCCACCGATGATAGCGAACATAATTGTTCTGTAGCCGGGGAAATGTCTCAGTTTGAGGGAGAGTTTGAAAGGTCATGTGATATCTTAGCTGCGGAAAGCAACGCGGTGTCATCTGTACCGGAAGAACGGACAGCGGCTACAtctgttggcgcatgcgcagaaGAGACAATAACGGAGGACTTTCAAAACGCACCGCGAAACGTTGATTCTTTATGTCAACAG CACTACCTTCatgaaataaatgttcttgAGCAAAACATTCAAAAGTACGAGTCATGTCTATCTTCTGCTGGACCGCTGGATGCGCTGAAAACTCTTTATTGTACTAAGCACACAATTGCACG CATAACAGAGGAAATGAAGGCTATTCGGGGGCTTCGCGTACAGATCGCCAATGAGCTGGAAAGAATGAAACAGCTGCTCGATGAACGACGATTAATGCTACAGGAAGGCATTGCTCATGGTGCTGTTGGATCCAATGTATCGCAAAAG ATGGCGGATCTTCTACGAGAACAGTCTTCGTTAAGTAGCGGGCTCTCGAACATCAGCGATGAAGTATCGATTCGTACGAAAGCATCCCGCCGGGCAAGAGTATTCTTCAACATAGAAAGGGCCAAGCGAGAGCTGAAAGAAGAACGAGAAAGATGTCTGCGGGAGTTTCGTGAAGAG ATCAAAGAGGGAGTTGTTCGCGAACTAAGTGAAAGGTTTTTAAGTGATATAGAAGAACTTCGGCGAAAAGTTCGG tcaaaagatgaaataattgaaaagcTATTGAAGAATCAAAGTAATAGAGATCTGAAAGATTGTAGCTGA